Proteins encoded in a region of the Pangasianodon hypophthalmus isolate fPanHyp1 chromosome 21, fPanHyp1.pri, whole genome shotgun sequence genome:
- the cldnf gene encoding claudin f, whose protein sequence is MGRIGKEVSGQTLCFMGLIGLCLTCGIPMWRTTYYIGANIVTGQIVWDGLWMNCVMQSTGQMQCKIQSSIMNLTQDLQAAQALIVIAILIAFAGILMTFIGARCTSCLKNESSMAKLVVFGGVMCIVASVVCLIPVCWSATFTITDYDNVLVPTSQKREIGACIYIGWGTSFVLLLGGIILCTACPPNDMNQYNRNMYPYQGPFMGPPRHYMPPKTYPPSGTYSGTYIPAKPYVAPRAYSAVPRQYM, encoded by the coding sequence ATGGGGAGAATTGGCAAGGAGGTGTCGGGACAGACACTGTGCTTCATGGGGTTGATCGGACTGTGCCTGACGTGTGGCATACCTATGTGGCGTACAACCTACTACATCGGCGCCAACATCGTGACAGGTCAGATTGTCTGGGACGGGCTGTGGATGAACTGTGTGATGCAGAGTACGGGCCAGATGCAGTGTAAGATCCAGTCGTCCATCATGAATCTGACGCAGGACCTGCAGGCCGCGCAAGCCCTCATAGTCATCGCCATTTTGATCGCTTTTGCTGGCATACTCATGACGTTTATTGGTGCACGATGCACCAGTTGCTTGAAGAATGAGTCCTCCATGGCCAAACTGGTAGTTTTTGGAGGTGTCATGTGTATCGTGGCTTCTGTTGTGTGCCTCATTCCTGTCTGCTGGTCTGCGACATTCACAATCACCGATTACGACAATGTTCTCGTACCCACATCACAGAAAAGGGAGATAGGTGCTTGCATCTACATCGGCTGGGGCACCTCGTTCGTTCTGCTTCTTGGAGGGATCATTTTGTGTACCGCTTGTCCACCAAATGATATGAATCAGTATAACCGGAACATGTATCCCTACCAAGGGCCTTTCATGGGACCACCCAGACACTACATGCCTCCAAAAACATATCCACCCAGCGGTACATATTCTGGAACATATATTCCAGCTAAACCATACGTGGCTCCGCGGGCTTACTCAGCTGTTCCCAGGCAATACATGTAA